The following proteins are co-located in the Aliidongia dinghuensis genome:
- a CDS encoding SDR family NAD(P)-dependent oxidoreductase: MSDAKPLKAVVVGVGAEAGLGAALCRRFAAGGYEVLVAGTTPAKIERVAETIRNSGGQAIAVPTDTTREADVVALFDRAMADDATGPADLVVYNAGNNRPHDFRTMSIEWFEETWRVGCLGGFLVGREAARRLAPLGRGTILFTGASASLRGRPSFAAFSAAKAGLRMVAQAMAREFGPMGLHVAHVVIDGGIDGERLNSRVPQRRAEKGPDGMLQLDPIADAYWQLHRQHRSAWSHEVDLRPFVEPF, translated from the coding sequence ATGAGCGATGCGAAGCCACTGAAGGCTGTCGTGGTCGGGGTCGGCGCCGAGGCCGGCCTGGGTGCGGCACTCTGCCGGCGCTTCGCCGCCGGCGGTTACGAAGTGCTGGTCGCCGGCACCACGCCGGCCAAGATCGAGCGGGTCGCCGAGACAATCCGCAACAGCGGCGGGCAGGCGATCGCCGTCCCGACCGACACGACGCGCGAGGCCGATGTGGTGGCGCTGTTCGACCGGGCCATGGCGGACGATGCGACCGGCCCGGCCGACCTGGTCGTCTACAATGCCGGCAACAACCGGCCGCATGATTTCCGCACCATGTCCATCGAGTGGTTCGAGGAGACCTGGCGTGTCGGCTGCCTGGGCGGCTTCCTGGTCGGGCGCGAGGCGGCGCGGCGCTTGGCGCCCTTGGGCCGCGGCACGATCCTCTTTACCGGTGCCAGCGCCTCGCTGCGCGGCCGGCCGAGCTTCGCCGCCTTCAGCGCCGCCAAGGCGGGGCTGCGCATGGTCGCGCAAGCGATGGCGCGGGAATTCGGGCCGATGGGCCTGCACGTCGCCCATGTCGTGATCGACGGCGGCATCGACGGCGAGCGCTTGAACAGCCGCGTGCCGCAGCGCCGAGCCGAGAAAGGGCCGGACGGAATGCTGCAGCTCGACCCGATCGCGGACGCCTATTGGCAGCTCCATCGCCAGCACCGCTCGGCCTGGAGCCACGAGGTCGACTTGAGGCCGTTCGTCGAGCCGTTCTGA